Proteins encoded within one genomic window of Halalkalibacillus sediminis:
- a CDS encoding RHS repeat domain-containing protein: MYYHYDGMSSVSELTDRHGDIIERYRYDAFGGLMTGITAPYNTNSYTGHQYDQDTGLVDMQARVYDAKIGRFLQEDTYSGTLDNPLSQNRYAYVMNDPVNFWDPTGRVPEELIGQDSFNHSVRVGTYDEIWKYQLQGIDQIDEWTENYSEVDNGQAITVTWDIVTKELLRYEAKHILNHHDPDGNGYLEPITYDRTKNESFIRFIRDNYELVTTAEELMEQNYEKVIKHGEVPEGSVKVSSASMSFHNPIDKFKQIFNTGTVDIKNLIRMVALNSSSSNIGYGNIDYWKGKAANMVDLNAEPIKRNKQINAAYAEMYLSDPDVYMWAGLATFASKDVGKGMSDVNDLNSLEKLAALQLGLKEEELNRLFELLAAGNRGVYEDIYWQHLAYDELGLREIKDIYIKGEINSQIYDAWKLIDTGKQTNNQDLIWKGTMKLAEYEQTFTLQEPVFSAETDLYQELSILDKMNFPYTTFFKSPTGKGERYRDVSDGNIAELENRMNWIENEVNSYKTWYESSPNEVIYRIRIINDPSIILDNLEDVCRAC, translated from the coding sequence ATGTATTACCATTACGATGGGATGTCATCCGTTAGCGAACTCACAGATCGCCATGGCGATATTATCGAACGCTATCGATACGATGCCTTCGGTGGCCTCATGACGGGTATCACGGCACCATACAACACGAATAGTTACACGGGTCACCAATACGATCAAGATACAGGCTTAGTAGACATGCAAGCACGTGTGTATGATGCGAAGATTGGACGCTTCTTGCAAGAAGACACGTACTCAGGCACTTTAGACAACCCGTTGTCCCAAAACCGTTACGCGTATGTGATGAACGATCCGGTGAACTTCTGGGATCCGACCGGGCGAGTGCCGGAGGAATTAATCGGACAAGATTCGTTTAATCATTCGGTTAGAGTTGGAACCTACGATGAGATTTGGAAGTATCAGTTACAAGGGATCGACCAAATTGACGAATGGACAGAAAATTACAGCGAAGTGGACAATGGACAGGCCATCACGGTAACGTGGGATATCGTTACGAAAGAATTATTAAGGTATGAAGCTAAACACATATTGAATCATCACGATCCTGATGGAAATGGTTACTTAGAACCAATCACTTATGATCGAACCAAGAACGAAAGCTTTATCCGATTTATACGAGATAATTATGAACTCGTAACGACAGCCGAAGAGCTGATGGAACAGAACTATGAAAAGGTCATTAAGCATGGGGAAGTTCCAGAGGGTAGTGTCAAAGTATCATCAGCATCGATGAGTTTTCATAATCCTATAGATAAATTTAAGCAAATTTTTAATACTGGTACAGTGGATATTAAAAACTTAATAAGAATGGTGGCACTTAATTCATCAAGTTCAAATATTGGTTATGGAAATATTGATTATTGGAAAGGTAAAGCTGCAAATATGGTGGATCTAAACGCAGAACCAATTAAAAGGAATAAACAAATTAACGCAGCATATGCGGAAATGTATCTAAGTGATCCAGATGTTTATATGTGGGCTGGTTTAGCAACCTTTGCATCGAAAGATGTTGGTAAAGGTATGAGTGACGTTAATGACTTAAATAGTTTGGAAAAATTAGCAGCTTTACAACTAGGACTTAAGGAAGAAGAATTGAACAGACTTTTTGAACTTTTGGCAGCAGGAAATAGAGGAGTCTATGAAGATATTTATTGGCAGCATCTTGCCTATGATGAACTTGGATTGAGAGAAATAAAGGATATATATATAAAAGGTGAAATTAATTCTCAAATTTATGATGCATGGAAACTTATAGATACTGGCAAACAAACCAATAATCAAGATTTGATATGGAAAGGGACTATGAAACTAGCTGAATACGAACAAACTTTCACTTTACAGGAACCAGTATTTAGTGCCGAGACTGATTTATACCAAGAATTATCTATATTAGATAAAATGAATTTCCCATATACAACATTTTTTAAATCTCCTACTGGAAAAGGTGAAAGGTATAGAGATGTTTCTGACGGCAATATAGCAGAATTAGAAAATAGAATGAATTGGATTGAAAATGAAGTAAACTCATATAAAACTTGGTATGAAAGCAGTCCAAATGAAGTAATATACAGAATTAGAATCATAAATGATCCTTCAATTATTCTAGATAATTTAGAAGATGTTTGTAGAGCATGTTAG
- a CDS encoding RHS repeat-associated core domain-containing protein yields the protein MFGDESYVQYGYDALGRQATRESGMWRQLGDPILDQHPGQGYGPAMNPGRGKGKGPNVDDHPGQGNAWGLDKRGRGKQKMEVVESRTFYEGQSHVTHKEYSPSGSPYAEYHTGPNNRVVSQKMFGYHGRSIPGQNPSMKTTGGLMYYHYDGMSSVSELTDRHGDIIERYRYDAFGGLMTGITAPYNTNSYTGHQYDQDTGLVDMQARVYDAKIGRFLQEDTYPGTLDNPLSQNRYAYVMNDPVNYWDPTGRVPADVRAQENFTEYVEVGNYQEQWYYDFQSHYTVGEQTQNYQEXSQRGSHYPDVGCRNDRRLALYSHPPSEPHGRWDAPTGES from the coding sequence ATGTTTGGAGATGAAAGCTATGTCCAATACGGCTATGATGCTTTAGGTCGACAAGCGACACGAGAAAGTGGCATGTGGCGTCAACTGGGGGACCCGATTCTGGATCAACACCCTGGCCAAGGCTATGGGCCAGCTATGAATCCCGGTCGAGGGAAAGGCAAAGGACCGAACGTTGATGACCATCCAGGCCAAGGGAACGCGTGGGGCTTAGACAAGCGCGGCCGAGGCAAACAAAAGATGGAAGTGGTGGAGAGCCGAACGTTCTATGAAGGTCAGTCTCACGTGACGCACAAAGAATACAGCCCATCCGGTTCACCATACGCGGAATATCATACCGGTCCAAATAACCGTGTCGTGTCCCAAAAGATGTTCGGCTATCACGGCCGCAGTATTCCAGGTCAAAACCCGAGCATGAAAACAACGGGCGGCTTAATGTATTACCATTATGATGGGATGTCATCCGTCAGCGAACTCACAGATCGCCATGGCGATATTATTGAACGCTATCGATACGATGCCTTCGGTGGTCTCATGACGGGGATTACCGCACCATACAACACGAATAGTTACACGGGTCACCAATACGATCAAGATACAGGCTTAGTAGACATGCAAGCGCGAGTGTATGATGCGAAGATCGGACGCTTCTTACAAGAAGATACGTATCCAGGCACCTTAGACAACCCGTTGTCCCAAAATCGTTACGCGTATGTGATGAACGATCCGGTGAACTACTGGGATCCGACCGGGCGTGTGCCGGCAGACGTTCGCGCACAGGAAAACTTTACAGAATATGTTGAGGTCGGGAACTATCAGGAACAGTGGTACTATGACTTCCAAAGTCACTACACTGTGGGCGAACAGACCCAAAATTATCAAGAGCANAGTCAGCGAGGAAGCCATTACCCTGACGTGGGATGTCGTAACGACCGTCGGCTGGCATTATACAGCCACCCACCGAGCGAACCTCATGGAAGATGGGATGCTCCAACCGGTGAATCGTAG
- a CDS encoding DUF7668 domain-containing protein, with protein MDVQQIISMLKPLVENLVEGEYQLIQLTGRSGPYTSEELKELVEEYGGKLTIPPDEDYKNINIIEVEEESEYFIEYELWVDGEKSDLTLSCTIRFTEDEVRIMIENIHVL; from the coding sequence GTGGACGTTCAGCAAATTATTTCTATGCTTAAACCGTTAGTGGAAAATTTGGTGGAAGGTGAATATCAATTAATTCAATTAACAGGCCGAAGTGGGCCGTATACATCTGAGGAGCTAAAAGAACTTGTAGAAGAATATGGTGGCAAGCTAACTATTCCTCCTGATGAAGATTACAAAAATATAAACATTATTGAAGTTGAGGAGGAATCTGAATACTTTATAGAGTATGAATTATGGGTAGATGGAGAGAAGTCGGACTTAACTTTAAGTTGTACAATTCGATTTACTGAGGATGAAGTAAGAATTATGATTGAAAATATTCATGTATTGTAA
- a CDS encoding RHS repeat-associated core domain-containing protein, producing the protein MTHKEYSPSGSPYAEYHTGPNNRVVSQKMFGYHGRSIPGQNPSMKTTGGLMYYHYDGMSSVSELTDRHGDIIERYRYDAFGGLMTGITAPYNTNSYTGHQYDQDTGLVDMQARVYDAKIGRFLQEDTYPGTLDNPLSQNRYAYVMNDPVNYWDPTGRVPADVRAQENFTEYVEVGNYHELWNYEFQSHYTVGEQTQNYQEQVSEEAITLTWDVVTTVGWHYTATHRANFTEDGILKPVNRSPEDHYWYETTRAGYEKVTTAEELMEQNYEKIIKHGEVPEGSTKVSSASMSFHNPQEKYRSVFYSGDFSAPGFTELKTHLTTLAKSNYASIQQMEEQNRQALHYEGISRPTALDDVRTMSRSDFQQQINQAARDYAKEENAVTPAVAVMPVYNFFIGDDVATLTDGEWNAYDILAIASITPAGKVVKLGDKGLGAAKSGWNKFTKGTGNSKRPGGYLKGDIDEHGYLSPGVNRAPGNKNVASDNRIQSHHPIQNEWAKRWAKQGGFDYNENKAPAILLPSSSGQSHAKISSMQRQRRKNEGFDTDIRYEFNESYREMIEAGVDQKSSRKALKDAYKYFDNLGGFVK; encoded by the coding sequence GTGACGCACAAAGAATACAGCCCATCCGGGTCACCCTATGCGGAATATCATACCGGTCCCAACAACCGTGTCGTGTCCCAAAAGATGTTTGGCTATCACGGCCGCAGTATTCCAGGTCAAAACCCGAGCATGAAAACAACGGGCGGCTTAATGTATTACCATTACGATGGGATGTCATCCGTTAGCGAACTCACAGATCGCCATGGCGATATTATCGAACGCTATCGATACGATGCCTTCGGTGGCCTCATGACGGGTATCACGGCACCATACAACACGAATAGTTACACGGGTCACCAATACGATCAAGATACAGGCTTAGTAGACATGCAAGCACGTGTGTATGATGCGAAGATTGGACGCTTCTTACAAGAAGACACGTACCCAGGCACCTTAGACAACCCGTTGTCGCAAAACCGTTACGCGTATGTGATGAACGATCCGGTGAACTACTGGGACCCGACCGGACGTGTGCCGGCAGACGTTCGAGCACAGGAAAACTTTACGGAATATGTTGAGGTTGGGAATTACCACGAACTGTGGAACTATGAATTCCAAAGTCATTATACCGTGGGCGAACAGACCCAGAATTATCAAGAGCAAGTCAGTGAGGAAGCCATTACCCTGACGTGGGATGTCGTAACGACCGTCGGCTGGCATTATACAGCCACGCACCGAGCGAACTTCACGGAAGATGGGATACTCAAACCGGTGAATCGCAGCCCGGAAGATCACTATTGGTATGAGACCACGAGAGCCGGTTATGAAAAAGTCACCACAGCTGAAGAACTGATGGAACAGAACTATGAAAAGATCATTAAGCATGGTGAAGTTCCAGAAGGTAGCACTAAAGTGTCTTCAGCATCGATGAGTTTTCATAATCCGCAAGAGAAATATCGTAGTGTCTTTTATTCAGGCGATTTCAGCGCCCCAGGTTTCACAGAGTTAAAAACGCACTTAACGACGCTTGCGAAATCGAACTATGCAAGTATTCAGCAAATGGAAGAACAGAACAGACAGGCCCTTCATTATGAAGGAATTAGTCGTCCAACGGCACTAGATGATGTAAGAACGATGAGCCGAAGCGACTTCCAGCAACAAATCAATCAAGCAGCTCGTGACTATGCTAAAGAGGAAAATGCTGTAACACCCGCAGTTGCTGTCATGCCAGTATACAATTTCTTTATTGGTGATGATGTTGCAACCCTAACCGATGGTGAATGGAATGCCTATGACATATTAGCGATTGCCTCCATCACACCGGCAGGTAAAGTGGTGAAGCTTGGGGACAAGGGCCTAGGTGCTGCAAAGTCCGGTTGGAATAAATTTACTAAGGGTACGGGTAATTCTAAAAGACCAGGAGGATATCTAAAAGGTGATATAGATGAACATGGTTATTTAAGTCCTGGAGTTAATCGTGCTCCAGGGAATAAAAATGTTGCTTCTGATAATCGGATACAATCACATCACCCTATACAAAATGAATGGGCAAAAAGATGGGCTAAACAAGGTGGATTTGATTATAACGAGAATAAAGCTCCTGCTATTCTTTTGCCATCAAGCTCTGGGCAATCACATGCAAAAATTTCTTCAATGCAGAGGCAAAGAAGGAAAAATGAGGGCTTTGATACTGATATACGTTATGAATTTAATGAAAGCTATAGGGAAATGATTGAAGCAGGTGTTGACCAAAAATCTTCACGAAAAGCACTTAAAGACGCATATAAATATTTCGATAATTTGGGAGGTTTCGTAAAATGA
- a CDS encoding SMI1/KNR4 family protein has protein sequence MIDLSKVPDLIRNTSARDIEIQEVEDLMKTTLPDAYKELLRYTNGFSIGGGLIIYGTEDIVERNETWEVDEYASGYVAIGDDGGGNVFLMLQGTEERKIFIVDSGDMNPNHATLITSDFIKWVNSGCLSETDDNLTIDLPDTCNIVLVKAPNGGLKDLVKIKSVLGIDISTAELLKGSKNPPFILVEKFPYGKGKKLIEKLGPIGTVLNAVPIYN, from the coding sequence ATGATTGATTTATCCAAGGTTCCAGACTTGATCAGGAACACCTCAGCACGTGATATTGAAATCCAAGAAGTAGAAGATTTAATGAAAACTACATTACCTGATGCGTATAAGGAATTATTAAGATATACGAATGGTTTTTCAATTGGTGGTGGTTTAATAATTTATGGGACCGAAGATATTGTGGAAAGAAACGAAACATGGGAAGTAGATGAATATGCGAGTGGTTATGTTGCAATCGGTGATGACGGTGGTGGAAATGTCTTCTTAATGTTGCAAGGTACAGAGGAAAGAAAAATATTTATAGTTGATTCTGGAGATATGAATCCAAATCATGCTACTTTAATTACCTCAGATTTCATTAAATGGGTTAATAGTGGGTGCCTAAGTGAAACAGACGATAATCTAACTATAGACCTGCCTGATACTTGCAATATAGTGTTAGTAAAAGCGCCTAATGGTGGGCTAAAAGATTTAGTGAAAATAAAAAGTGTATTAGGGATAGATATATCAACGGCAGAATTACTAAAGGGTTCTAAAAATCCACCTTTTATACTAGTAGAGAAATTTCCATATGGTAAAGGAAAGAAACTAATCGAAAAATTGGGACCTATCGGTACCGTTCTAAATGCAGTTCCTATTTACAATTGA
- a CDS encoding Imm26 family immunity protein — MIRTKKVNVNIGDVFAIKLEQDSYSYGQVIAKGRISDCMVVFDVVSKEHPPVSEITPKPIIFLIQTVDSRIEDGIWEVIGNTSIPSINFPIYKVETEDGYVLVDHSGEVIKENPSPSEIEGVMELESWSPVSLEKAVKARFITGEWDSYYDDLIYGQ, encoded by the coding sequence ATGATAAGGACAAAAAAGGTGAATGTGAACATTGGAGATGTGTTCGCAATAAAACTTGAACAGGATAGTTATAGTTATGGTCAAGTTATTGCTAAAGGAAGGATTTCTGATTGTATGGTTGTATTTGATGTAGTGTCGAAAGAACATCCACCGGTTAGTGAAATCACGCCGAAACCAATTATTTTCTTGATACAGACTGTAGATTCTAGGATTGAAGACGGTATTTGGGAGGTGATTGGGAATACATCAATACCGAGTATTAACTTTCCAATTTATAAAGTAGAAACTGAGGACGGGTATGTGTTGGTAGACCATAGTGGAGAAGTTATTAAGGAAAACCCTAGCCCTTCAGAGATAGAAGGAGTTATGGAGTTGGAATCTTGGTCGCCCGTTAGTCTGGAGAAGGCAGTAAAAGCTAGGTTCATTACTGGTGAATGGGACTCGTATTATGATGATTTAATCTATGGGCAATAG